The genomic stretch ttggtagaaatttaccaaaacagtttggcgcccaccgtggggcatggtGATCGATCTCTATAGTCAATTTGTCATAAAGTCAGTATTCGGCGCCATGTCCCCTAGCGAGcaagatctcctcactatccatGAAGTCATCCGAAAGCCATCAGTAGATCTGCTTCCTGGGACCCTCCTCGGAAGCCAGCAGCAGATCTGCTTCCAGAGATCCTCCGCCAGAAGTCAGAGCTTCCTGGGACCCTCCTCGGAAGCCAGCAGCAGATCTGCTTCCCAGGATCCTCCGCTAGAAGTCAGCAGTAGATCTGCTTCCTGGGACCCTCCCCGGAAGCCAGCAGTAGATAAGCTTCCAGAGTTCCTCCGGAAGTCCGGCAGCGATCGCCCCAGTCCGACAATGATCCGGTCCCCCGGTTCCTTCGAAGCCGGAGTCCGACAAAGAATTGTTCTCGGAATTCCTCCGGAATCCAGCAGTAGGTTTGCTCTCTGAAGCCGTAGATCTGCCCTCCGAAGCCGAAGATCTAATTCCCAGAATGCCTCCAGAAATCAGTCGTGGACCTGCTCCCCAAAGCCGAAGATTTGGTCCATGTTGTTCCCCAGAATCCTACAGCTGATCTGGTCCATGGAGTTGCCCAGGGTCCTCCAGCAAATCTGGTCCCAGAATTCATCCCGATGCTGGCAGCAGAACTGCTCCCCAGAGTTCTTCTAGAGTCCTATAGCAGATCTGGATGCCAGAGTCCCTCCAGTCTCTAGCTACCAGAGAAGGAATGGTCAGTGCACCAGAAACCGCCAGCGGCGTACCAGCAACAAGTGTACCAGCAGAAGATGGACCAGCAGGAATGTTCACTACAGGAGTACAAACTCGAAGGTACCAGGTTGGGGGCGGATCAGGACCTCCAGAATCTCAGGACCAGAGATCCCTAGACGTCATGCTGGTGCTCCAGATGGAAATTCAGAAGCAAGTTGCAGAGAGACAGTCTGAAGCCTGCAGTAAGCAGAGACGTCAGGCTGTACCCTGGATGCCTAGCATCCTGCTGCTCTCCCATGCTGATCAGAATAGAGATAACATCAGGTAACACCGTATCTTGCAGTTCTGTTGGAGCTAAATTCCTCTCTGTTGCAGGAACCAGAATGACAAACTGAACCAATGTCACTACAACTCCACTAGCCAGCGACCCTAGGGGCAGACCTCTGCAGAAGTGTCGTTAGGTGGTAATATATTTGGTACTATTTTGCATGtctctaaccctcttgcaggaccAGAAAGCCTGGAGGAGCcaccacctgttatcacgtgggggcaagtCCAGTAAAATATGCTCCACGAGTCAGGTTCCACCGTTTACACCTCTATTTGTGCTAGAATAATTTACGTGATAACAGGTAGATCAAAACTTTACAGCCTAAAATACTCAAAGGCGAAAAAGGCATGCCACAGAAAGTAAAGGAGATCGCCTAAGACTCAGAAACACCGTCATGGTGCTCTTATCATTACATCGTATATAGAAACTACGCCGTAAGAAAAATACTGATGGATACAATAAACTTAGTCAACATGGGTAAGCTGGACCCAGAACGAACAGTGCTAAAGATTCAGAGTACACAGCACCCAGAACCAGGTTCCCAAGACGCCGAGACCTGGTAGAATAAAAGAAGTTTCGACCAACTATCTCCTCTTAACTTCCAGGAGGCAGGAAGTAGGAGGAACCAGAAACGGAAATCCAGGAAGCAGGAGGAACCTGAAACGGAAATCCGAGAAGCGAAATCGAAGCGGATGCAAAAGGAAGCGAGGCGAAGCCTGGGAGGCGAGAAACGTGAAGCGAAAGCGGTTAGCGGACACGAACGACAACCGGATTAGTTGTCGCAAAGAACCCTTTCGCCGGAACCCGGCGAATCTAATCTAGCGGACAGACCAGATGAAGGCCGGGACCCAGAGTGAGCCAGACTTCTGCATAACCCATTTACAGGAGCCATCAGCCAAAGGGAGCAGAGCCAGGAGAACCCTAGTACCACCTCTGCTGTCCAAGTCAGAATCAGGGGAACCTTAGTACCACCACTGTCGTCCAGCCCGGAACTAGAAGAACCCTGGTTACCGCACCTAGTCCCAGTACCTGATCCCGCACCTGGACCCTGTATCTGGTCCCCGCGCCTGGTCCCCATACCTGTCGGTAACCAAGGCTTCAGTTAGCGTCATACTGACACCCATAATATTATCTCAATAAGTCTCTGcatcctgcagagaccaggtacacgtcACTCGAAAAACTGTTTCTTGCACTTGTTTCAGCTTTCTATAAATTGCTTTCTTATTTTAGTCTCATCATATCCATGCGATAATTGACTACCTCCTGAAAGCCTATATGAGAAAACTAGAGCTATTAGGATAAATAAACAATGACCAATTGAACTATACGCCTAAGTGTTCACAACCTGAACATCGAACCTCGAATGACTGTTAAGACACAAACCATGGTAGACTTTGCACATGACTCTAGTCCAGCACCCCAGACCTAGGTGGATGAAAACATCAGGAACCTGAAAGGGAAATAGGAACCCGAGTTGTACATGAAAACACTAGTAGAATTTCCAATAAGGGGGACAAGAGTAGGCATGGTACCCAGGTCCCCACGAGGGGACCAGGAGGGAACCTGATCATCCAAGCTTGTAGCGACCCTACGAGTCAGGCACCTGAAAATATCCGAAAGCAGGCAGGTCCCCAGCCGGGGGCCAGAACCCAGAACCCGGAGGCAGACGTCCTTACAACCTTGGGGTAGCATTCAAGCTAGGTTTCTTACCACTTATGCTTATCATTCATGTGCTAAAACCATCAGTAAACAAAGAACAGAAAGATTCATGTCCATATGTCGCTCTTAAAGTAATTCATAAACTTCGTAATCTTGTTACCCTGTTATATTTTGAGTAACTACTGTCTTGAGCATTGGAAGGTCGTTGGCTATGCCATCTGCTGGCCCTATTAGAATAATTTCTTGTAGGAGATCTCCCTACCAGCAGGAGTGGTTACTCAGGCTTCAGAACCTGCCACTCCTTCCCCATATCAAATCGCTCCTCCTGCAGCATATAACGCAGAATGCAGAATGCAGGATGCAGGACGCAGGATGCAGAACGCAGGACGCAGAACGCAGAACGCAGGACGCAGAATGCAGGACGCGGGACGCAGAATGCAGAACACTTCCTACACCAAATTTTTGGCCTGCAGAAACAGCCTCCCCACAAGACAGTCGGGCCAAAGAGCGGGGGTAGCTCCGCCGGCTTGCGGACATGAATCAATGGCATGAGGGCAATTCAATCAACGTATCGCTGGTATATAAGAGCTTCAAGCACCTTGAATATATGGGAGACAAGCAGTAGCCAGAATGCTGCAGAACACATCCTTGCATGAGCTTCCCAAAGTGACAAATCACAACAATACGTGCTGCCACCAGCCTGGTTCCCTGGGAACCAGAACGTGAAATAACAAAAGACAAAAAACAAATGACACTACCCTCAGCAAGGAAGTAAAAAGCAAGCATGGGTCTCATATTATATTGCATGCCATCCACAGCAAAGCCGTGAAAGGCATGCAGGGGGCAGAGACTACGTCCCCCACGCGGCAGCTAGAAGTCAACAGTCCATCGAGCAAGCTTGGTCAAACAACAAACTCAATGTTGAGAACCTGAAACGGTAGCAAAAAGAAAGAGCCACAGCAGTTGAACTAAGAAGTGCTAACATACGCATGACATCGTACAAGCAATCGAAGCAAGGACATATGATAACAACGTCGAATCGGGACTCTCGCAGAGAGGACCTAGTCTTTATGAAGGGTATTTGAAAATACCAAAAAACACAAGGCTGAAAAATTCGCTTGCAATCGGAAAGAACAATGACAAAGTGAAAGCGCCGGATAACGGGGTGTACAGATTGATGACCATGCAAGGTCAAATCTTGTATAATCCCGACCTTACTTTGTCGACAAAATGCTAAAACTTTAGTGTCTGAGTACCTTTCGACGATCCATGAAGCAAAAACCTTTTTACTAATATCTTTTGTTTTATCGAGTCCTCTTTTGAGTTTcaaaatttgtttttgttttattttatttttatttattcctctttatttaaaacaaaataatttCTAAAAACCCAAGTGGTACGCTACGTGGCTTCCTCGGATCCGGATGTTGCTCggaacaccatgagatagcaccaggtatTTGTACTATTTGGTTATCTTTCACGCTTCTAGGGAGAAAGGCTTTGACACTGATGTTGGTTGCTTGTCGGATAAGGGACACTTTGAGGGTCCACCCACGCCATGTGAGGCCGCGAGACGTTTATCTTAAGTCAAGCCACATGGAgagcatacgccgaggtagcgcGCAGGGTTCGGCATACTAAGACCACTCATACCTTAACGTTAACTCAGTAATTCCTTAGCTAGTTATGTCGTAGATCAATGGGTGCACGCACGAATTTCAAACGTCCggaaccacaaggaacgcaacattccttgttagtcGAAACATTCAATGAAGGTATGCTCCGATCGACTAACCCTAGTGATAACATATTTTATGTCATGAGTAAAATATGTTATCAAAAACCGCTTCACGGAACAGGGTCAGTGTGCACTGAACCAGGCCACCACTGGGTACACCTATGCGGAATTGTAACTCCGTAAATCGAAGGCAAAAAACGCAAGTATAGCAAAAGAAGGGCCTAAAACTAGGACAGGTGGTAAGTGCTTCCTAGGATTCAAATGCGTCGCTCCCGAAGATCGCTTTCTCGTCCCCGATGTCGGTAATCCGCTTTCGGACTCGGTCGTCGAGGCTCCCGGCAAGATCGGCCGTCTGGTTCCCAGAGCCAGCTTCCAGATTCCAGAACCAGCCGTCTGATTCCCTGCATCCACCAACAGGATTCCGGCGCCAGCCATCTGGCTCCCAGCGTCAGCCGTCTGGTTCCCAGAAACCAGTCGTCTGGTTCCCACCACCAGCCGTCAGGATCCCAACGTCAGCCATCGGGTTCCTAGAGTCCACCAATTGTTCTGAGCATCCTTCAGCAAAAATCCGCCTGGAGTGCGCTTGCTGAAAAGTTTGCTAACGGGAGTCCACGAGTCTACATCAGTAAAATATCAGTTTACATCTACTTCCCGATCAGCAGAACCAAGGAGAGCCAGAAATCTGTCTACAAGGACAGCAGAGTACGATTCAACAGAGTCAAGCAGGCCAAGGTACCAGAATTCTGGGTACAGAGTAGGGATGCAGAATTATCTCAAGTATATCTAGCAGGAGTCAGATCCGACAAGCAGCCAACAGCTTGCTCCAGCAGAATTCCAGCAGACTTCTCTATTAGAGTTTCAGCACTCTGTTCCAGCAAAGTTTCAGCGGTCTATCACAGTAGGTTGGCTGCAGCTCCTTCCAGCAGAATAGCGGCATAATCCAGAAGGATAACAACGGTTTACCGGTAGCAGAATAGCGACAGTAGGCAGAGCATGAAGAATCAAATTCCCTCCTCAACAAAGCTGAGAAGCGAAATTAGGGGCAACTGTTAGGGCCAAAATTATCGTATTTTGTCAAGGCTACGTGGCACGAGATAAGTGGGTAATTAATGAGCAATGGACCCATTACATACAAGGGGAGTCGGGCCCATGGACCGAGCCAGGAGGAGGCGGTCCAGGAAGCGAGTAATCCGGGAAGGACAGCAGGTGAAGAAGAGTTCGGCTTGGATTAAGATATTGATAAGATCCCGGGTAAGACAAGGAAATCCTAATTGTTGCCATATTCTGAATAAGGAAAGTCCAAGTTGTTACCAAACTCTACCTTGAGGAGCAAGACAATTAAGTGGGGAACCCTAGTAAACCCTCtagggtttattcactataaatacaaggaagaCAAACAAGAGAAGGGATCCATGATTGACACACACAAGAGCATACAAAACGGCGTACAACAAAGGGAAAGCTAGCAACCAAGCAGCAGCATCTAACCTACGTACACAACCCACGCATAAAACAAATTACCTTATAAACCATCCAAAGATTCCCCTCAATCATTGGCTAATGATTACCTCAATTACTACACTatgaacaccatgctaataaccCACGTACGAACAGTACGAACCCACAAAATAGCCCCTGACCTCCGACAAGTATACTGGCAGTCCCGTATACGCACCGGACTAGTTGTCCGTCGTCAGATCCGGGTTCGTCGTATATTGTATTTGTACTCGGATTATCATATAGTggaatattggtgggattccgactccccccgcggttgtttcccacatcgggttttccgcgtcacaaaaatctcttgtgtcattatttccttatttcgtcCTTTACTTTATTCATATCGTTACTCCGTCTTAATTACAtacatattccgtcacaaatcacatataatttaacccccTGTCTCGAGACTAAAAAGAGCGGTCACTTTAACcctaattggtagaaatttaccaaaacacgGCCAACGATGAACCCGAGATGAACGAGTTATAACTTGTACTGACCAACCTTTGTAATGAGGAGTTTTAGAATTAatcttaattttattttatatgaatagtcaatagaTGAtaaaatcaatatctatctatattattaaaggaagcttttttcgagcgattatagagagccCAAGTTTTATGAAAGTGTCGAGTAATATTAGATAATCTAATTTATTGATACTGCCTAAAATGCATTAAAATaaattatcaaataaaacataaaaTATGAATATAAACTTGATTAAGATTATAAGAGACATAATAACGTATCGAGTACCAATTTGTTTATACATTAGAGACTTCTTCCCAGCGCATATATAAATACTATAAATATCTCCTATTGTGCCTAAGATGTAACATTAGCTCTTTTTTTTGTTGTGTGTATATGTACTCAGTTGTTAAAATTATTTTTGTAttgtcttttattgttttttttgtcCAATTAGTTACGAACTTAAATTATTGTATGATTTTATATAACTGAAGGGTAATACTTTGCTTTTCTTTGTAGGTAGGAGTGGAGGAGTAACAGTTTGGACTTTGGACTGGTGTAATATTTTATAATGTTCTTCATTCATGCATTCAATTATGAATCTTCCTACATGATCAAATACAAAGGTAAATAGTACTCCATACATTGATAATTTAAGCCTTTTGACAATATTACTTTATTATTCACGCTGATTTTACATCCTCAGTGTTAATTTCCACTTATTATGATTGTTCATGTACAGAATTATTACGTATGCTTGTGTTTTCATGAAATGCTACTAATCTACACGCTTGATTTCGCACAGATATCATCGAGAAAGTAATCGGACCAAATATTGAGCCAGTTCAAGTTGGTATATGTTTAGACATGCTGAGCAAgtctatgttttttttttgggaaatgtAAGTATTATCATTAGAAATATAAATGTCCCAAACACCATACATCATTGTCAGCTAACCATTCTCACTACTTATCTAAGCCGAAGTTAAGTAGTTAACCCAGCCAATGACTCTACTATTTCTAGACTTAATGACACACTGTCCAAGTCTCATTACAACATCATGTTTGACCTTACTACATAAAACATTAGGATGCCAAATCAGTCCATCCAATCTACTGAGATTGCGGCAATGCCATATCTGAGCCATCAAGCTTGCCATAATAACTGCCACGATTTTCTTCCTGCACGCAGAAGAATGTCTCCATTCAATCCACCAATTGATACGACCCGGAAAGATCGTAAAGGGCACATGCACCAATCTTTCACCAACTGCAGACAAATTTTACTATAAATGCATCCAAAGAAGAGATGCTCATGAGATTCTTCCTCAAGACCACATAAAAAGCAACAGTTGATCTGAATAATACCCATTCTAAGCAGTCTATCCTGAGTAAGAAACCGTTGTTGAGCCACTAGCCAACACAAGAAGGTATGCCTAGGAATGATCCAACTATTGAGCATCCAAGGATACCATCTGACTTTATCACCATCTGGTTTAAGCCACTGATAGCCTTGTCTGAGAGTGTAATGCTCTACCTGAGAGGAACCAAATAAAAAAGCTTTATAAATATTCTTAACTTGGCATATCTTCCTCCAAGCACAACTACTCCCAACACCTGGTTCATATCTTGCCATCCATTATGTTTTATATATACAGAATGAACCCATTTGAACCAAAGATGATCAGTCTTCATTGCCACCCACCACACATATTTGCCAATAGCAGCAATATTCCAACTATGCAGATCTCTCAAACCCAAACCACCTTGTTTCAGAGGGTTGCAGACCTGAGACCAAGACACTAGTGCAGGACTCTCTTTCTGATCACTCTCATGCCAAAGGTAAGTTCTTCATATAGATTCAATCTTACCAATGATAGTTTTAGGGAGGATAAAGATCCTAGCCCAATAACTATGTAACGTGCTTAAAACAGACTGTATGAGCACCAGTCTGCCAGCATAGGACAGTTTCTTGGACCCCAAACTTCTTATTCTGGCAACAATTTTTTCAGGTAAGTAATGGCAGTCCAAAACTGATAAACGTTTAGAAGAAACATTAACTCCCAAATATTTGAAGGGAACAGAGCCTTGTTGCATTCCAGTAAGTTCCTCTATTTCTTTAACCAAGCTGTTATCCACCCCATTGCAATAGAAATTAGATTTTCCCCTATTCATAGAGAGGCAAAGTAGGAAAAAGCTTTCATGAGCAAGGCAATAGAAGCTCTATTTCCATGACAAAACAGCATGAGATCGTCAGCAAAACAGAGATGTGATAATTGAATCCTATTGCACAGAGAATGATATTTAAAGTCAGGGTGATTCTGCACAACCTTCAACACTCTACTCAGGTATTCCAGGCACAAAGTGAACAGGAGAGGAGATAATGGGTCTCCTTGTCTGAGCCCACGTTTTCCCTTAAAGAAGCCAAAGATGTCTCCATTTAGAGATAAAGAGTAAGAAGGGTTTGAGATGCATTACATAGTAAGTTGACAGAAATGGTCAGGGAACCCAGTAGCAAGCATCATGTCATTCATAAAAGCCCATTCAACTGAATCATAGGCTTTCTGTAGGTCAATTTTCATGAGCATTCTAGGAGAGCAACTTTTTCTATTATATAGCTTGACCAGATCTTGGCAGATAAGAATGTTGCCAACAATATCCCTACCCTTCAGGAAAGCACTTTGAGAGGGATTAATGATATCTGGCAACACTTGATTTAATCTTCCACAAATCACCTTAGATAGACATTTGTAAACAGTATTGCAGCAAGCAATTGGCCTGAACTGCATTACTGTTTCAGGCACCTCTACTTTTGGAATAAGGGTAATAATCGTGTTATTGCTTTGTTTCAGGATTTTCCCAAATGGTAAGCATCTGCCCGCATACCGCTATCACATCCAAACCCATAACTTCCCGTTATCTTTAAAGAACCGGGCTGCTATAGCCATCGGGACCGGGGCCTTAGTCCCCAGGTATAGCATACATAGCATTCTTTACCTCCTCAGCAGTCACTGGAGCATTTAAAATAGCACGGTGCCTCTCAGTTAAACATGCTCCTTTTTGCACCAATTTTTTTGTTAACTGGAAGTACTGCAGTTGAGGTACCCAGCAGCTTTTGATAGTAATTAGTAAAAGCCTCCTGGATAGACAAAGGATCAGAACACATCTTATTGTCCATATCCTTAATCTGAAACACCCTATTTTTCGACCTTCTTCTTCTTATTGCAGCATGAAAATACGAAGTATTCTCATCACCAAGTTTCATCCAGTCACACTTGGCCTTCTGGCTAAGAAACTGCAACCTTGCCTTCTTTAAGTCAGTCACTTCCTTGGCACATTCCTTCTCATTATGACACAACTGTTCATTTAAAGGATCATCTCTTAATAATTTCTGGAAATTACCCAAGGCTATTTCAGCTACTTGAGTAAGATTTTCAATGTTGTCAAATTGCTCTTTATTGAGGTCCTTCAAGCCTTTTTTTCAAACCCTTCAATTTCGTGACCACCTTGAACATAGGTGTCCCCTGACAATCCTTTTGCCATCCATTCCTGACAATTTCAGAGTAGCCAGGTGCCAATGACTACATATTAAAGTACTTAAAATAATTCCCCCTCCTTTGTTGCTCAACCTCCAAGTGAATCAGGCAAGGGCAATGATCAAAAGTGCCCTCTGGGAGAAAATGAACATACCCATCAGGGAAAAGATCATTCTAATCAGCATTACTAAACACCCTGTCTATTCTACTATAGACTCTTGTATCACTCTCATGCTTATTAGACCAAGTGAAGAAGGATCCCCTGGCACTCAAATCAGCAAGATTACAAGCCTGAATAGCCTGTAACATTGGTTGAAGCTCAGCATTGGAAATAGGTACACCACCTATTCTCTCATCCCTAGCCATGACTGCATTAAAATCACCACCCACCAGCCAAGGACCAGAGATCATACTATGGTAACTCCTCAAACTATTCCATAACATAGAATAAGACAAAgaaatgtaaatgtaaataaataatctAGATTTACCATTAAGGTATATTGTTTGTAGTAATCATGTATGCTAGGTGTAGACACTACATAGGTGCTAAGTGTAAAATAAATAAGTTAGCTAAGTGTCTTAGGTGTAGTGCAAGGTGTAGCACAAAGGTGTGCCAAGTGTGTGTGGCATGCTTATCATGTAACCTACCTTgagtagtataaatagagacgctTGTGAGCTCACATACACAAGCTAAGTTGAAATCAAAAAACACTTCACATAAAAATCTTCTTTACTCTTGTTCCTAATATAAGTTATAGCTTCTACTCTTTATCCTTAATATTACAACTTCGATCCTACTCAACCTCCTTTGTGGTTGTACTTACTATGTGTTCGTAaacgtggtatcagagccatggcaGTCTAAGCTTTGGCTCTTATCTTCCTAAAAAGTTTTAAAGTATAATGAGTTATCCCCTCTACAAAAACCCTAAGTATGGAAAGTATGCTTTGTGGTTGCCACTATGTGGATCTTCCACATCAGAAAAAATTCATACTAGGAGAAACAAAGTGTAGAGAATTAATTATGATGCTCTTAAAAGCTTGTACCTTGAGACAAAAGTTTAAAACTATGTGTTGTCTCGGTTTAGCAATTTTAAGAACATCAAAATTACTTCTTTATACCGCTATATTATACTAAAGAGGAGGAACACTCATtataatttaaaattttaaagGAAAGATAAGAAATAAGGCATTCATTATGGTTTACGGTCTcatatcaaaaaatatggaaaaTACTTCTAATATTTTAGCACATCCATTTTCCTCTTCTCGCAAATCAAATGCAAATAAAGTAGATTATCTTTATGAAGTAGAATATgtagatgaaaaagaaaaagttCCTATTACTCAACTTCCCTTGTTAAATCCATACCGAGCCTTCACAAAACCAAATTCCTCATTTCCAAAAGTAATCAAACATGCATTTGGCCCACATAAAAATACAGCTAAAGAGATTATTCTAG from Silene latifolia isolate original U9 population chromosome 5, ASM4854445v1, whole genome shotgun sequence encodes the following:
- the LOC141655705 gene encoding uncharacterized protein LOC141655705, which gives rise to MQFRPIACCNTVYKCLSKVICGRLNQVLPDIINPSQSAFLKGRDIVGNILICQDLVKLYNRKSCSPRMLMKIDLQKAYDSVEWAFMNDMMLATGFPDHFCQLTMGKSNFYCNGVDNSLVKEIEELTGMQQGSVPFKYLGVNVSSKRLSVLDCHYLPEKIVARIRSLGSKKLSYAGRLVLIQTYLWHESDQKESPALVSWSQVCNPLKQGGLGLRDLHSWNIAAIGKYVWWVAMKTDHLWFKWVHSVEHYTLRQGYQWLKPDGDKVRWYPWMLNSWIIPRHTFLCWLVAQQRFLTQDRLLRMGIIQINCCFLCGLEEESHEHLFFGCIYSKICLQLEENRGSYYGKLDGSDMALPQSQ